The window TGCTACCTTACCAATTGGGTTATTGTGTCCTAGGGGGTAGCGTAACACTTCGACATGAACCAGATGATCGATCGCTTCTTCTAGATTTTCGTGATTAGGCTTGAGGTCGAGTTCAAACAACAGTCGGTCATCTAGGGGAACCGCTTGAAAGCTGCTATTGGTGCGCCGGACTCTTGCCAGGACCGAAGGATTGGCTCGTTCTAAGATTAACTTTACCTGCCCTTCGGGACTACGACGGCGGCTACCTTCTTTGGTGATTTTGACCAGAACGCGATCGCCATTCCAGGCGGTACTCAAATGGCTTTTTTGGATATAAATATCATCCGCGCCCTCTACATCTTGAATCGCGAAGCAAAATCCCTTACTCGAACAGCGCAGCTTGGCTTCAACCACATCTTCTTCATAGATGCGTCGATACCTGCCACGTTCTTTGACCAAAACTCCTATTTTTTCTAGAGCATCCAGAGCAATTTGGAGTTTTTCCAGATTTTCTTCGTCCTGGCAACCCAGCTTTTTTTCCAAATTCTTGGGAGCCACTGATTTTTCATCGGTGAAATTGGAAAGTAATGTAGCGATTGAAAATTCCATCCAACAATCCTTTTGATTGATCTGAATCGGTTTTTTTCTACTCTTGCCCTATTGGCTTTTGCACTCACCTACTGCGACAGAGCCTACTCTGAAGGGTTGTTGACCGTAGTCCATCTCCAACGGTTGGTTGAACGTTCTTAAGGTTGGACTCCTCCCTTGAGGACTCGCCGGGTAGGTGAGAACTGTCAACGTTCAACTTGCCAACTTTTAACCCTGCTCAGGGCGTTCACTGTCGAGAAAGCACGTTCATTGCCTAAACAGGGTGGCCGACTGTATCCGTTGTGTTCTGTAGCGAGACTGAGTCTCAAGCCACTCTTTGAGAGTGGATAACTCGCGGTGAAATTTGCCGGATGCCTGGGGACGTGCCCACTTGTAGCAGTGTTTCAACGACAATGGCTCATTCACACAGCTAGTGATCTTCCTACCCAGTTTGATGACTTCTCTGGAACACCACAACTGTTATAAAACGGGAACGATCGATACAGTTGAGGCGAAAGAAGTAACCAATACCGAGTCAAGAGGACTTGACCCACCCAGTTACTTGCTAACAGACACGTACCTTGACACGCTGCCTTTTATGAATTGTTGCTGCTCTTCGTTCTGAATCGCTTTGCAGCAAAGGCAATGAGTTACAGTGACAATGGACTGTCTTTAATTATTTTAGGTTGTAGGCGTCTGTTCACGAAATGTTCTTGAAAAGAGTGTATATATATGTTTAATCAATTCCGAAGGGATTATCCAAAAGGCAGCCTGGTAACGGAGCTAGCGGCGATTGATCACGGAAAGTACATCGTGCGTTGTTTGGTGCAAGTGGAGGGAACCCCGCTGGTTACAGGGCTTGCTGCTGCTGAAACCGTCGAATTGGCAGAAGATCGGGCTAGAAGTCGAGCCTTAGCGCTCTTAGGCATTTCTCCCACAACCCTTACAGCCGAGCCGGAAATTCCTGTTGCGAATCGAGAGGTACCGCAATCCCCGATGCCAACACCCGTTGCTGCCGCCGCTTTCTCCTCCGAAACTGTGCACCCGACCCCATCCACTCGGTTTCCAGAACCCTCGATTGTCAAAGACACCAGCCGTTTTCCCTCGTTTGACTCAAATCGGGAAGACGTTGCGAGTGTGGCGGTAACGGCTTCATGGGGAGCCGAGGAGATGACGCTGAGAGATGAAGCGCCCCCTGAGGTTTCCATCTCCCAGGACGTGGAAAAGCCCCTTTGGATGGCATCCGAGGAGTCCTCCCCAACTTTATTAGAGGATACGCCCGTCACCGCTTCCACTCAGAGTAAACGGAAACGGAAACCGGAAGTAGACACGATTACCACAACAGCCCCTGATACTCCCGTTGATTTTTCTGACATCATTGCCAGAACGAATGTGGAACTCAAGCGTTTGGGTTGGACAACTCAGCAGGGGAAAGATTATCTGCTCCAAACCTACGGGAAGCGATCGCGCCAGCTCTTGACAGATGGTGAATTACTAGACTTCTTACACCATCTTGAATCGGAGCCAACCCCAGAAGATTAGAGGGGGTGAAGGGAAGAGAGGGTGAAGGGGGGAACTTACATTATTCCCCTCTCCCACTCGCCCCGGATAGGGGCATTGCCCTTACGCCACGCCGACGGGGGTACGTGCGGGTGAAATCCGTCGATCAATCACCTGATCAATCAAGCCATAGTCCTTGGCTTCCTCTGCGGACATGAAGAAGTCGCGTTCGGTATCTTCCTCAATTCGCTCAATGGGTTGACCGGTGTGTTCTGCCAAAAACTCGTTGAGCCGCCGCTTGTGATACAGGATTTCTCTAGCCTGAATTTCAATATCCGTCGCCTGTCCTTGGGCACCTCCCAGAGGTTGGTGAATCATAATCCGGGAATGCGGTAAGCTCATACGCTTCCCCTTGGCGCCCGCACTGAGCAAGAACGCCCCCATACTAGCCGCCAAACCGACACAAATGGTGCAAACGTCTGGACGG of the Allocoleopsis franciscana PCC 7113 genome contains:
- the clpP gene encoding ATP-dependent Clp endopeptidase proteolytic subunit ClpP; the protein is MIPTVIEQSGRGERAFDIYSRLLRERIVFLGQPVDSDLANLIVAQLLFLEAEDAEKDIYLYINSPGGSVTAGMGIFDTMNQVRPDVCTICVGLAASMGAFLLSAGAKGKRMSLPHSRIMIHQPLGGAQGQATDIEIQAREILYHKRRLNEFLAEHTGQPIERIEEDTERDFFMSAEEAKDYGLIDQVIDRRISPARTPVGVA